Below is a genomic region from Candidatus Schekmanbacteria bacterium.
TCATTACTCCTTTCCCGTTCTTAAGCGCATTGTCAAGGTTCTCTTTCCCTTCTATCTCTGAAATCCTTCTTACTCTTTCCTTATTCATCCTGCTGAACTGCCAGATGTCAAAGGCGTTTTTTCTGAAATTTCTGAAGCAGTCGCGCACTATGATATCAATGTCTTTTCCGTCAAGTCGCCTTCCAAGAAGAGCCCGGAGTTCTGCTTCAACTATTCCTCTCTTATGTTTTTCTATGGCAAATGACAATGAGCCTGTTATATCGCCTAACAAACAGCTCAGGTTGTAAGGAAAGAGTTTGAAAATATTTCCAACAGTGTAAAGAAAAAAAAGTTTTAAAATCCTCTTTATGTTTTCAGCAATTCCAGACATTACCTTTTCTCACCTATAACTAATATTACATCATCATCCCATGTATCCAAGCCCTTTAAGGCGATCCTTTATATTTTCAGTTTCATCTTTTCCCTCTCCCGATGCGGAATAGCCGGACAGGTTATCTGATGTATAAACAGGTTTTCTTCCTTCAGTAACGCTCTCCTCGAAAGCATCAACAAGAACTTTTCCATCCAGATTGTCGGGGATTGGTATACCCAGGATATAGAACAGTGTAGGCATGATATCTATAATCTCTGCACCCTTAATTTCATTTTCTTTTTTAATCCCCCCACCGCTCATTATTAAAATACCATTGGGCTCATGGTCTGAGGACCATCTGTTGTCCTTCCAGAAAAAATCATCAACAAGGTTGCAGCTGCTTATAACCTTCCCCTCTACGAGCACATCATTGCAGGTGTAACCGGTTTCGATCTCGAGGACTATGTCAGAAGCCTTTTCAAGCATCTGCCCTGAATAGATTTCCTCTCTTTTATGTGCCTTTCTTATCACTTTTAATCCTGTTTCAGGGTCAACGAGCGACGAAAGCTCCGAAATCACCTTGTCCCGCAAACTCTCATACTCCTCCCCTGTATTTACTATTCCCTGCGGGTTTCTCCCCTGAAGATTAATATAAATGTTGCCGGCAGGCCCAAAATGAAATACTTTTGTTTTCCCCCAGTCTATATTTATCAACTGCAAAGCAGGGATCTCGTTTACTTCCACTTTAAAGACAGCTTTAAGCTTTTTCTTAATACTTTCAGGGAACATACTTTTAATAAACATGAAAGGCTTAAATATGTACTTCCTCAAAGCCCCCGGATTTTTATATTTAAGGTATCCTCTCTTTTCAAGGAATTTATTGATGACAATTGTTTTTGAAACAGTTGCTGAGCCATGGTCTGAAACTATTATCTTATGTGATTTTTCAGAGGCTTTATCCAGCAGAGCTCCAACTGAGCGGTCAACTTCCTTATATACTGAAAATACCGCATTATCATTTCCCGGAGCTTCAAGCATATCCTGCCAGAAATCATGCTGAACCCTGTCGGTTGCCACAAAAACTATGACAAAAACATCCCATGCATAATCCTCCATAAGCTTAAGCGCTGTGTCGGTCCTAAGCCTGTTCATGGCTATCACGTCAGCAACATATTTCTCCCGGTCAAGAATCTGATTAGAGTCAAGGGTGATGTCAACAACATATTTTCTAACCTTACTTTCAATCTGCTCATAGATTTCCTTGGGATATGTATAATCATCAACGCCTTCAGGAGCATCCATCCCTGATATCATGACGCTTTCAACCTTGTCAGGGGGATATGTCATTGGTACATTTATTATGATATTTTTAAGCCCTTCCCGCGATGTGTACATCCAGAATGGAGGCATCCCCCTGTCCTGAGATTTTACGAACTTTACAAACCTCGGATCTTTCTCTGACAGTTCACCGAAATTTAGTATCCCATGTTTTCCAGGGTTTGCTCCTGTCATGAAGGAAGTCCATGCACAGGGGCTTAAAGGGGGAATAGATGATTTAAGTTTTCCATGCGTCCCTTCATTAAGTAATCTTTCGATATTGGGAAGATGCCCTTCCTTCACCCATGGGTCAATGAGGTCAAAGGTAGCGCCGTCTATTCCAATTATAACTACTTTGTTCTCAGCCAAGTCTCTCCCCTTTTTTCAAAACTATCTTTTTGAAAATATCTATATCTTCTTTATCTATTGCGCCTGAAAGGAACAATGTGATGGTACAGAAGACAATGCCGGCAATGACTGATAAGGGAATATTCATACCCTTAAACAGGAAAAATCCTGCAGCAAGAGATAGGGCTGAAACAAGAGATTTTGCAAGCATTGAAAAAAAAGCGAACGTAAAAACATGACTGAAAGCAAAATACAGAATCAGGAAAAAGTAAAAAGCCGAACCTGCCGCATAGGCAATTCCTGCTCCAAGATTGCCGTAAGCCGGAATTAACCAGAGATCAAAAGGAACCTTTAACGCTATTGTTACAAGGGAGCAGAAAAAAACTATTATCTCCTTGTTCGCAGCTGCCATCAGCAGGCTGAACAGCGGCACAAGAAATGTAAAAAAAATATTGAGAGAAACTATCGAAAAAACACCGCCGGCAGCATCATACTTGGCTCCGAAGATGATATCTATTATCTGATTGGAAAAAGAAAAACAGACGACTCCGCCGAGCAGTCCTCCCATAGCAAGGAGTTTACAGATTTTACTGAAAAGGAATATAAGCTTCTCTTTCTCTTCCTGGCTTCCCTTAATCATCCTTGACATTACAGGAAAGAAAGATGTGATCATAACGGTCGGTATAAACTGCGCCGCTGAAAGGATGGAATAAGGGGCATAGAAGAGAGATATTTCCTCGTTATCAGCAAGATATTTAAGGAAGAATATTTCCATATTGTTGCAGCACGCCATAGAAAGAGCGATTAATCCCATGACATAAGTATATTTAAAAAAAACGCCAAGCTTCACCTTGTCGAAATGGAATACGGGTTTGATAAAAACTCTTCTGACTACTATAAAAACTGCAATGAATCTTAAAACCGAAGCAAGAGCCTGCGAGTAAAAAATAAACAGGAAACCTAAATTCAGGTAACATGCAAAGGCTATAAATATGAGGTTTATTGCCTGGAAAAATATCGTGATATATGCATCATACTCCATCCTTTCAAAAGCCTTGAAAACAGCCTGATACATCATGGAAGAAGCAATGAGGATACGCGTTACTGCAACAATAAAAACAGCAAGGGAACCCTCAGGTGTGAGATGTAAAAATGGGATAGATGCAAGAATAAAGATGAACACTGCACCGGAAAGGCCCCAGCGGATCGTAAGAGCGTTTCCCAACGCAAGCGGAGCAGCTTCCCTGTCACAGGCCATTTCCCTAATGCTCACTATCTCAAGACCAAAATAAGTCACAGTTACCGCAGTGGTGACAAAAGAAACTATAAAACCATACCTGCCGTAATCCTCTAATGACAGGTATCTTGTTATTATAAGTATAACAGCTAAGTTGCCGGCAATATCCAGGATACGGGCTATCGCGGTTGCAATGAAGTTTCCTACAAGTCCGCTGTTTTGCCCATTGATTGCTGCTTTTGATGATTCTGCCCGAGCTGTCGTCATTTAATGTCCTGCTTATGCATTATTAATAGAGACTGAAGGAAGTTCTTATATCTCTGGCCCGGTTTATAACAATTCCGTAAGGTGGGATTCCGCTGTCGCTGAGTATGTTCAAAGATTCTTTGAAATGGTTTGCTTCAGTCTTGAAAAGCGAAACTACCATGACAGGAATCTCTACGTGGGAAGCAAGAGAGTTTGTAAAGATATTTCTTCTTACAAGAGAAGTGCAGTCCATGATTATAAAATCGTATTTACTCTTTAGCTCATCAATAAGTTCCTTGAATTCCGGCATCCCCAAATACATGGAAGGAAGGTTTTTACCTTTCCCAAGGGGAATGATGTCAAGCCCCTTTATATTTGAACTCTTAATAACTTCCTCAAGCGATGCCTTCTTGTCGAGGTAATCCTTAAGGCCTGGCTTTGATTTAAGACGGAAATATCTTTTAAGTCTGCTCTGGAAAAAATCAGCATCAATAAGTACCACCCTTTTGCCGCGTTCAGCTATTACACGGGCAAGATATGAAGATATAACCGATTTCCCGTCACCTTGTGTGGGGCTGAAGATGCCTGTAACTTTATTGCCTGTTTTTATAATACCTGAACCAATATCCCCTATGCTGTCAAGAAACCGCTTGTTCCAGTAGAAAGTGACCCATCTTACAAAAGGCCATGACACCAGAGGCACGATCCCCAATATAAGTCCGCTGAAATCTTTTCTTACCGGGTCAATGGCCTTGTATGTGGTATCAAAGTATTCTAAAGTGAAAATAAGGAACAACCCTATTACTATGCTGAGTCCGCCCCCTATGCCGAGCACCATACCTGTATTGGGAAGATAAATGTCATTGGCAGGATCGAAGGAAGGTTTTGCCCTTTGAATGAGAATTGCATTCGTTATATCCATTTCTGAAAGCATCTCAGCAATAGCAATTTGTTCATCAATCATCTTATTACTGTTATCAAGCACATCCATTTTTCTCTGTATTTCGTTAAGTCTCATCTGCATCACAGGTATGGCAGCAAGCTGTTTCTTTACAGTTTCAATCTGTTTAATTATAGAAAGTACATCAGGGTGTTTTTCAGTAAGCTCAATCTTAAGGGCAGGAAGTTTAGTCTCAAGCGAAACAAGCTGTTCTTCCAGCTGTTCCTTCTTCGTGCTTAAGTCAGCAAAGCCTCCTTTAAACATGATATCGCTTACGTCACTTTCATATTCATCCAATTTTTTGACTATCACTTTCTGCCTGGCTTTTAATACAGCAGCAGTTTTAGTCATCTCAGCCCTGTTGAGATTGAAATAAAAATCCATGGTCTTTTCGCTGACCCTGTTTGCAATTGCTACAGCCTCTTCAGGATTGCTTGAATAGCCGGTTATTGAAAAAATTTCAGCGCTCTCTATCTGTGCAACCTTCACCCCTTTTTTCTGTGAACTCAAAAGCTTATATATGCTGAAAGTGTCAATAAAGAATTTGTCACCTTCAATAAGTTTTCCGTCCTCATTTTTCAGGTTTAGCTCTTTGATAACCGGGTCAACTACAGTTCTGGTCCTGATAAGTGTTTGATAAGTATCAATTACATTTTTCTCCTGAATATAATTAAACTTCCCAAGATCATCCGGGCTATTTGAAAATATCTGGGGTTTATAGTCTTTGATATTTATCATGAGCTTTGATGTAGCGCTGTATATTGGGATTACTTTCTTTGAAAGAAAAATGGGAAGCGCTACAAGTATCAGCACTGATATTATAAGGACGTATTTTCTTCGCCAGATTATCTCAAGATATTTTATCAGTTCCATTTATTATATTTATTCTGCCTCAAGGCACAAAAAAAACAAAAATTAAATCATTAATTTATTATACACTGATTCAATGGATTGAGGAATTTATTTAATCAAATTCTAATGATTATTTTGCCATCTGTACAGTGTGATGACAATTCCAATGCTTCCATAACCCTGTCAAACGGATAGCGGGATGTTACCATTTTCTCAACTTTAAGCCTGCCCGAAGCAATAAGCCGTATAATGTTCGGATAAATCCCATATCCGGAATGTCCCCTTGAACCTATTAGGCTGTTAGCCCCCGATACAAACAAATCCAGATTAACAGGTGTACTGCATGCTGCTCTGCCAAGATATATGATCTTCCCGTTAAGCGACATGGATTTCTCCATTTCAGGGACAGTAAGAGGAGCCGCACCGGCTGCTTCCACCTGCACATCTGCTCCAAAACCATCAGTCAGTTCCATAACCCTTTGGGAGGCTTCACCTTTCACCATTTTTTCAACATTAAAAACATGGTCTGCCCCCATTTGAGAGGCAATATTCAGCCTTTCATCAACCCTGTCAAAGGCTATTATACTGCTTGCTCCTGCAGCCCGGGCAAGTGAAATTGCACCAAGTCCTATGGGACCTGTACCATAAACAGCAACCACTGCACCGGGAGCAAATCCTCCTCCGGCAATAAAAATACCATTGTAAGCACAACCAACAGGTTCGATAAGCGCTCCCACATCAAAAAGCTCATCACCCGGATATATTTTCTCAAACTCATTAATCTTCCAGCAGTACCTCTCCTTTACTGCTGCAAACTCTGCAAGCGCTCCGTCGGAACTTAATCCTAAAAGTTCTATATTCCTGCACTGGTTTGGAGCCCCTCCCCTGCACGACCTGCATATTCCGCACCACATAATGCTTTCAACTGCAACCTTGTCGCCAACTTTAAGGGTCTTCACAAGAGACCCTGTCTTTTCCACTATTCCGGAAAATTCGTGACCTAAAATGCAGGGAAATTTGGCGAGACCTGAAAAGATTATGTACTTCTCTTCATCCGTCTTGTAGACATGAGTATCGGAGCCGCAGATTCCGCAACTTTTAACCCTTATCAGGACTTCATCATCTCCGGTCTCCGGAACCGGCACGTTCCTGATTTCGAATCCGGGGTTTTTCCATACCATATTCCCATTGACAGCTCTCTTCCTTTTTTTTTCATCTTCACTCAATTTATAGGAATTACGAGGCTGCCATTCGGCGTTGGCAATGAAGGCTTTCATCATCAGAAGATCACAATGCCTTTCTGTTAACTTTTCCGCTGCCGGTTTTTGGAAGGGATTCTCTGAGTTCTATCTCCCTTGGAAGTTTGTAACGAGGAAGGAGATTCTTGCAAAAGCTTAGAATCTCATCTGCTTCTATATTTTTCCCGGGCATAGGGACTATGATAGCCTTTGGAACTTTTCCTCTCAGTCTGTCATCAAGAGCAACTACTGCAACTTCCCTGATATCAGGATGTTCAAGCAACGCCCGTTCTATCTCCAGCGGATAAACTTTGAGCCCGGCAATCTTCATCATTCCCATCTTTCTTTCAATAAAATAAAAATTACCATCATTGTCGCATTTGCCAAGGTCACTGCTGTAATACCAGCCGTTGCGAAAGCATGAACTTGTAGTTATATCATCACCATAATATCCGCTTACAACAGCAGGACCCTTGAATACCATCTCCCCTGTTCTTCCGGGAGGAAGCTCCCTTCCTCTGTCATCTACTATTTTCACTTCATATGATTTGCAAGGTTTGCCTACTGAACCTGCCGGCGCTAATCTCCCCGGTTTCACTGCAAGGGCAATTCCGGTTGTCTCAGTACTTCCCCAGACAGGGATAATTGGAATCCCAACCCTCTGCACAAATCTTTCAATCAGCTTAACAGGTGTATACATCCCGCCGCTTTCAGGAACTCTTAAAGAACTCATGTCATATTCTTTGTGGTCAAGAACTTCAAGGAGGTTTTCATACATCGGGACAAGCCCCATCATGCATGTTACCTTATGATTTGCAATTGCCTCAGCTATGGACTTGGGATAGATTTTATCGACAAGCACCATTGTCCCTCCAAGATAGACCGGTCTTGCAAATATTTCGTGAGGGTGGGCAAAGGGGGCAAACATACAGAGATGTATGTCATCTGCTGTCAATTCCAGAGAGTCAATCGAGGCAACTGTATTCCAGTAAATATTGGAATAGGTCGTCACAGCTCCCTTGGAAGTGCCGGTTGACCCTGAAGTGTAGTTAAGATAAACAATGTCTTCGTCATTTATCGGAAGACAGGGGTTTTCAGGCTTTCCTAAGTTTAGCGCATCCTCCCAGGAAAGTAAGCCCGCTTCTCTGCCTCCAACAGTTATAATCCTGATATCACTGTTTTGCGGAATGGATTTTTTTATCAGCTCAAGGAAAGAAATCTGAGTGATGACACATAATGGGGAAATATTATTCAGAATGGCATTTACATTTCTATCAGTCAGTTCATAATTAACAGGAACTGCTATGCCGCGCGCCTTCGCAATTCCAAGAAAACCAATAACGAGTTCAGGTATTCGGGGAAGCATAAGTACAACCCTGTCCCCTTTTTTCAGCCCCAGCTCTAACAAAGCACCGGCAAACCTGTTAACAAGACTGTTAAATTCCGCGTAGCTTGTCTTTTTATCGTGGAAAACTATCGCCGGCTTTTCTGCAAATTCTGCCGCATTTTTTTCCAGTGCCTCTACAAGTGTCATGATTTCATCCATCTTCCAATTTCCTCTAAATCTGACTTTCCCATGAATGATAAACTTTCCCAAGGTACCTATAGAAACTTATACCAGGTATTCCTGAATCCGGCAGTACCATTTATCACCCCTATGTCCGGCAGTTTTTTCATCCCTTGTTATTTGGCACCCGGTGACGAAACTGATGGACTCCCTCCCTTGCCGGGACCTTCATCTATCTGCTGGCCTATGAAATATCCTGTTTCAAGCTGAAGGAGCGGTGAAATAATACCAGATAAGCGGCTGAAGAACAAACTAACATCTGAAATAGTTGTCCTCGGAACATATATAATGTCATCTTTTACAAGTACTATATTATTCCCTTTATCACTGCCGCTTAAAATATCATCTACATTGACTTTTATCAATTGCGGACTTTTTAATCCTCCCCTGATAACAAGGACGCTCTTCTTTTTCCCGTCTATAGTGAAGCCACCTGCCCGCGATATGGCTTCAACAATTGTCATTGGCTCATCTGCCTGAAAGAATCCCGGACTTGTTACCTCACCAAGGACCATTATTTTCTGGCTGTGAATAGCAGTAATTGCAACTGAGACCTGCGGATCAATAATGTACGGAGAAAGCCCTTGAGCTATCTTGTCCCTGAGCTGGAAAATACTTAAGCCGCCAGCCTGAATATCTCCTACAAGCGGATACATTACCTTTCCGGAATAATCTATGCGCAGAGTTTTGGATAGCTCATCACGTCTGTAAACTGAAATATCAACAATATCCCCTGAACCCAGAATAAACTCAGTTATTTTGGGAGTTTTCTCATTTTCTGCCGGATTTTCCTGTCCGGAAGATGCCGCATTTCCTTTTCCGCTGATATCCTGTTTATTCCCAATCATACTGCAGCTTGCACAGGCAACAAGAAATACGACCAATGTAAATGCTAATATTTTTTTTACTGGCAAATTTGATTACCTTCTTTTAAAAAAATTTTGTTTCTATTCTAATATGCACCGGCTCTTTTTAAAACAGCAATTATCGTTCTAAACAAAATTTTTATGTCCAGCCATACAGACTGGTTCTCGACATAGAAAACATCATACCTTATCCAGCTGTGAAAGGGGGAATCGCTTCTTCCTTCGACCTGCCATAATCCGGTAATCCCCGGTTTAACTTTAAGGCGGATGTCACGCCAGCTGGAGCAGAATTTCATTTCTTCCATCACAAGAGGTCTAGGACCTACAAGGCTCATGTCTCCTTTCAAAACATTGATAAACTGCGGAAGCTCGTCAAGGCTCGTGGAACGAAGTATTCTCCCCACTTTTGTAACGCGGGGATCTTTTGACAGTTTGAACATCGGACCGTCGCATTCTTTCTGAGCAGCAAGCTTTTCTTGCAGGCTCTCTGCATCTTCAATCATTGTCCTGAATTTGAGCATGCCGAACTCTTTTCCGTCTTTTCCGCATCTCTTCTGCCAGAATACAATGGGCCCTCTTGAATCAATTCTAATTGCGGCAGCTATCAAAAGCATCAAGGGAGAAAAAACAATTAATCCCAAAGAAGCAAAAACAATATCTACGAAACGTTTTATTCTGAGGAATGTCCTGTACTTAAAACGATTTACCTGCGGAGAATCAATAGCAGCGACACCGTTAAACTCATAACCCGCAGGGAGAAGATTTATATCCCCGAAACTGAGATTTCCCACAAGCACCTTATTCTTAAAAGATTTTCCTGAGTTGATATAAAGACCGCTGCCGGCAATGCAATAACCGAGCGCCGAGCCTTGTTCCACCCTGCAGTTATCCCAGAGAATGCTTTCCCTCACAAGAACCCCTCTTCCTATCGTGCACCCGTTCCCAAGCACAGTCGGTCCGATTATCCGTGAACCCTCTTCAATCATACAGTTATTCCCGATTAACACCGGCCCGAGAATATACGTATTTGGAGATATTGACACATTTTCTCCTACCCATATCCCTTCGGCAAGCATTTTATAACCGTCCTCTGCATGCCCCGTAAACAGGTTCTCCCTGTGGGCTTCATAATAATCTTCTATGCTGTTGATTGCTTTACAGCTTTCTTTTATTTCATAGGTATATGCGCTTAATGAGGCATTCTTCAAAAGAGGAATAAGCTGCTCCTGAATGTCGAAATAACCATCATCTTTTACAAACTCAAGCGCCTCGGGATTAAAAACATAAACACCAAGAGGCTTCATTACAGATCTTCTTTCCACTGAATGATGTATGCTGTAAAAAGAACCCACAGCATTGTTGTCTGCAACCTGAACTCCTTCTGAAAGAAATCTTTTTGTAACCTGCACTGCGATTGTTACAACAGAGTGATTTTCATCATGATATGCTACAATGTCATTAAGGTTGATGGTACCGAGAAAGGAGTTCCCATCTACAACCAGAAACTTGTCATTTCCTATAAAATCCCTCATGTCCCTCAGTATCCCTGCGCTCCCACGAGGTTTTTCGTCATCAGTATAATGTATATCTATAGTAAGACCGTTTTTACGTTTAAGGCTTTCGAGATATGCTGTTGAAGCACTACCCATCGACGCGGCAAAAACAATCTCATTTATCCCCATTCCGGCAAGACAATGTATCGTGTATTCGACAAGCGGTCTGTTAAAAACCGGCAGCATAAAGACCGGTTTATCCTTCGTCAGAGGACTTAACCTCTTACTTAATTTATCTGCGAGAATTATACATTTAGTAATTTTAGTCATAATCAATTATATAATAACGCAACCTACTAATTTAGTCACCTTTTCTAATCAACAGAATCCATACTTACTGTTTATCAAATAATTTCAATCTGTGGCTGTAAGAAAAGTTACATTGTTATTTTTTAATACTCATTATTGAAAAAACTATCATATACAGGATTTAAGGTAATATTACAACCTCAGCCGTGTTTTAGGAATCTTAAACAAAAGCGGAAATAAACCAGTTAAGATATTTGTTGTAGGCAACATTAAACTTAATTATTGAGAAATGCCGCTATGTCGGCAAGCTCAGAGTCTTCCATCAATGGCCACTGTATATTCTTCTTTTTCATCTCATCGCGCATCTTGGGCCCATGGTTCCACATCGCCCACGCCATATAAATCGGAGAAATTTTATTATTGTCAGACGGCAGGGATATCTTCCCATCTATTTTCCCGGTTCCTTTTACATGGCAGGAAGAACACTTCTTTGTATTGAAAAGCTCCGCGCCCATTTTGGCATCCCCGGCAGTTTCAACCCGTCTTAAACTTAAAAGATATGCAACCAGATGAGACATCTCATCAGAAGTAAGCTCTAATTTTCCTTCGCTGATACTGGCTCCTCTGGAAATCATAAGCGGGGAATGATTCCACATTAGCCCTGCAATCTGCATTATGGTGATGATTCCATTTTCCCCGGAACTTAATGCCTTCGAAAGATCGGGGCCTGCTTTTCCTCCCTTGCCATATACCGAATGGCAGGCGATGCATCCCTTCCTCCGGAAAATCTCCTCTCCTTCAGCGGCATTCCCGGGCGACAAATATTCTTTTTCAGACACACCTGATACTTCCTTTATATAAGCCACAAGATCTGCCATGTCGCTTTTTTCAAAGGTAGGCCATTTTATCCCTTTTTTAGCCATTTCTCTTTTCATCGCAGGCGCATGGTTCCACATGAGATCAGCCCATACAACCGGGCTTGTATATTTTCCCCAGCCCGAAAGCTCAGGCCCCACACGTCCACCTTTCCCTTTAATAGAATGGCATACGCTGCATTTTTTTTCTTCGAAAAAAGATGCCCCTTTTTTTGGATCACCGATCTCAATGGTAGAGCGTATAAAGGTAAGAAAGGAGAAGATATCTGACATCTCCTCTTTTGACACAGGTTCGTATTTGATTTCTTTAAGGACTATTTTCTCAAGCATAACCGGCGCATGGTTCCAGAGGGATGAAGCCAAACTGCTTTCAGTTATATCCCGTCTCTTATCTTCTGACACCGCAAGGTCAGGCCCCTCATTTCCGCCTTCTCCCCAAACCGAATGGCATTTGATACACCCCTTCTCATAAAAAGCTTTCCATCCTTTCGTAGGATTTCCCTGTTCTGAAGTCTTATCATTAATACTCTCAGAAGATGATACAGGGGGAGAGGCAAGAAGCAGTATCAACATGATCAGGAAGAGAACACACAAACTCTGAGATTTCAAGTTCCCCCTCATCACTGGTTCATCTCCTCTATTTTATTCATTGGTTTATCTTTGGGTTTATCTTTGAGTTTATCATTGAATTTATCATTAGGTCTGTCTTTAGCCAGAGTTATCCCAAAAAAGAGTGTACCTCCCACGCCGGCAAGAAGAATGAATACCGGTATTATGAGAATAGCTATGACACGCGCAAAAGGCGCTGAAGGGTCATTCCATTCAGAAGCCCAAAAATAACCGTTAAGGAGAAAAACGATTATAAACACAGCCATTCCCCATAAGGCGAGAACAATTGAAACATGTCCCGCAAAAGTTATTTTCCTGAATGTTGAGTCATCAATCTTCAATCTTATTCTCCCTAATCAGCCCGTTCCGGTTCATTTTTCAGTCCCGGCAGATAGCTTTCAACCCTCTCGCTTACCTCCTGTACAGATTTTTTACGCCCCTCTTTTATTTCCCATAT
It encodes:
- a CDS encoding alkaline phosphatase family protein; translated protein: MAENKVVIIGIDGATFDLIDPWVKEGHLPNIERLLNEGTHGKLKSSIPPLSPCAWTSFMTGANPGKHGILNFGELSEKDPRFVKFVKSQDRGMPPFWMYTSREGLKNIIINVPMTYPPDKVESVMISGMDAPEGVDDYTYPKEIYEQIESKVRKYVVDITLDSNQILDREKYVADVIAMNRLRTDTALKLMEDYAWDVFVIVFVATDRVQHDFWQDMLEAPGNDNAVFSVYKEVDRSVGALLDKASEKSHKIIVSDHGSATVSKTIVINKFLEKRGYLKYKNPGALRKYIFKPFMFIKSMFPESIKKKLKAVFKVEVNEIPALQLINIDWGKTKVFHFGPAGNIYINLQGRNPQGIVNTGEEYESLRDKVISELSSLVDPETGLKVIRKAHKREEIYSGQMLEKASDIVLEIETGYTCNDVLVEGKVISSCNLVDDFFWKDNRWSSDHEPNGILIMSGGGIKKENEIKGAEIIDIMPTLFYILGIPIPDNLDGKVLVDAFEESVTEGRKPVYTSDNLSGYSASGEGKDETENIKDRLKGLGYMG
- a CDS encoding flippase, which encodes MTTARAESSKAAINGQNSGLVGNFIATAIARILDIAGNLAVILIITRYLSLEDYGRYGFIVSFVTTAVTVTYFGLEIVSIREMACDREAAPLALGNALTIRWGLSGAVFIFILASIPFLHLTPEGSLAVFIVAVTRILIASSMMYQAVFKAFERMEYDAYITIFFQAINLIFIAFACYLNLGFLFIFYSQALASVLRFIAVFIVVRRVFIKPVFHFDKVKLGVFFKYTYVMGLIALSMACCNNMEIFFLKYLADNEEISLFYAPYSILSAAQFIPTVMITSFFPVMSRMIKGSQEEKEKLIFLFSKICKLLAMGGLLGGVVCFSFSNQIIDIIFGAKYDAAGGVFSIVSLNIFFTFLVPLFSLLMAAANKEIIVFFCSLVTIALKVPFDLWLIPAYGNLGAGIAYAAGSAFYFFLILYFAFSHVFTFAFFSMLAKSLVSALSLAAGFFLFKGMNIPLSVIAGIVFCTITLFLSGAIDKEDIDIFKKIVLKKGERLG
- a CDS encoding AAA family ATPase, translated to MELIKYLEIIWRRKYVLIISVLILVALPIFLSKKVIPIYSATSKLMINIKDYKPQIFSNSPDDLGKFNYIQEKNVIDTYQTLIRTRTVVDPVIKELNLKNEDGKLIEGDKFFIDTFSIYKLLSSQKKGVKVAQIESAEIFSITGYSSNPEEAVAIANRVSEKTMDFYFNLNRAEMTKTAAVLKARQKVIVKKLDEYESDVSDIMFKGGFADLSTKKEQLEEQLVSLETKLPALKIELTEKHPDVLSIIKQIETVKKQLAAIPVMQMRLNEIQRKMDVLDNSNKMIDEQIAIAEMLSEMDITNAILIQRAKPSFDPANDIYLPNTGMVLGIGGGLSIVIGLFLIFTLEYFDTTYKAIDPVRKDFSGLILGIVPLVSWPFVRWVTFYWNKRFLDSIGDIGSGIIKTGNKVTGIFSPTQGDGKSVISSYLARVIAERGKRVVLIDADFFQSRLKRYFRLKSKPGLKDYLDKKASLEEVIKSSNIKGLDIIPLGKGKNLPSMYLGMPEFKELIDELKSKYDFIIMDCTSLVRRNIFTNSLASHVEIPVMVVSLFKTEANHFKESLNILSDSGIPPYGIVINRARDIRTSFSLY
- a CDS encoding alcohol dehydrogenase catalytic domain-containing protein — translated: MMKAFIANAEWQPRNSYKLSEDEKKRKRAVNGNMVWKNPGFEIRNVPVPETGDDEVLIRVKSCGICGSDTHVYKTDEEKYIIFSGLAKFPCILGHEFSGIVEKTGSLVKTLKVGDKVAVESIMWCGICRSCRGGAPNQCRNIELLGLSSDGALAEFAAVKERYCWKINEFEKIYPGDELFDVGALIEPVGCAYNGIFIAGGGFAPGAVVAVYGTGPIGLGAISLARAAGASSIIAFDRVDERLNIASQMGADHVFNVEKMVKGEASQRVMELTDGFGADVQVEAAGAAPLTVPEMEKSMSLNGKIIYLGRAACSTPVNLDLFVSGANSLIGSRGHSGYGIYPNIIRLIASGRLKVEKMVTSRYPFDRVMEALELSSHCTDGKIIIRI
- a CDS encoding AMP-binding protein, with the translated sequence MDEIMTLVEALEKNAAEFAEKPAIVFHDKKTSYAEFNSLVNRFAGALLELGLKKGDRVVLMLPRIPELVIGFLGIAKARGIAVPVNYELTDRNVNAILNNISPLCVITQISFLELIKKSIPQNSDIRIITVGGREAGLLSWEDALNLGKPENPCLPINDEDIVYLNYTSGSTGTSKGAVTTYSNIYWNTVASIDSLELTADDIHLCMFAPFAHPHEIFARPVYLGGTMVLVDKIYPKSIAEAIANHKVTCMMGLVPMYENLLEVLDHKEYDMSSLRVPESGGMYTPVKLIERFVQRVGIPIIPVWGSTETTGIALAVKPGRLAPAGSVGKPCKSYEVKIVDDRGRELPPGRTGEMVFKGPAVVSGYYGDDITTSSCFRNGWYYSSDLGKCDNDGNFYFIERKMGMMKIAGLKVYPLEIERALLEHPDIREVAVVALDDRLRGKVPKAIIVPMPGKNIEADEILSFCKNLLPRYKLPREIELRESLPKTGSGKVNRKAL
- a CDS encoding polysaccharide export protein, which codes for MPVKKILAFTLVVFLVACASCSMIGNKQDISGKGNAASSGQENPAENEKTPKITEFILGSGDIVDISVYRRDELSKTLRIDYSGKVMYPLVGDIQAGGLSIFQLRDKIAQGLSPYIIDPQVSVAITAIHSQKIMVLGEVTSPGFFQADEPMTIVEAISRAGGFTIDGKKKSVLVIRGGLKSPQLIKVNVDDILSGSDKGNNIVLVKDDIIYVPRTTISDVSLFFSRLSGIISPLLQLETGYFIGQQIDEGPGKGGSPSVSSPGAK